In Laspinema palackyanum D2c, the genomic window GGGATTCGAGAATAGGGGAAAGAACGAAGGATAAACCATCAAGGTAGCGGGCGAGGAACCCGGTTTCTTGTCCGGGCAAAAGTTAGAAACCGGGTTTCTTCACCATCTCTGTAGCAATGGGCCACAAAATTAGGCCAGAAACCCGGTTTCTTTGTCCCTGTAAGCGTTTACTTTGTTGAGCAATCTGTTATCGGGGCCCGGGTTCGATGACTTCACGAATTCGATAAATCGGTCGTTGCTGCGATTCATGATAGGTTCGCATCAATAACTCAGCCAAGAGGCCAAAACTAAACAATTGCACCCCTGCCAAAAGCAGGACCACGGCCAAAATCAGTAAGGGGCGATCGCCAATACTTGCCCCAAATCCGAGTTTGAGAATCGTTAAATACAATCCCAATCCAAAACCCAAGACCATAGACATAATCCCAAACCCGCCAAAAACGTGCATAGGACGGGTGAGAAATTTTTTCATAAAGAAAACGGTCAATAAATCCATCAAGACCCGAATCGTTCGGCCTAATCCGTACTTGCTTTTACCATAGCGCCGCGCATGGTGACGGACTGGAATTTCGATAATTCTCGCCCCTTCAATAAATGCCAAGGCGGGTAAAAACCGATGCAATTCACCGTACAGATTCATATCCGCCACAATTTCCGTGCGGTATGCTTTTAAAGAACAGCCGTAATCGTGCAATTTGACCCCGGTTACCCTGCCGATGATGGCATTGGCAATTTTAGAAGGAAGCAAGCGAGTGAGGGCAGCATCTTGACGATTTTTACGCCACCCGCTGACGAGATCATATCCCTCATTTAACTTCATTAGCAGTTCGGGAATATCGGCGGGGTCATTTTGCAAATCCCCATCCAAGGTGACGATAATCGGCGATCGCGCCGACTTAAATCCCGCCGCCATTGCCGCCGATTGCCCATAATTGCGGCGCAAAATCACCGCTACTAGGTCATTTCGCTTTTGCGCTTCTTGCTTGAGGACTGCGGTGGAGCCATCGGTGGAGCCATCATCCACGCAGATCAGTTCATAATTAAGTTGGGCATCACTCAGGGCCTGGGCGATCGCACTGATCAGGTGCGGCAGACTCTCCACCTCGTTGTGAATCGGGACAACGACGGATACATCTAGGGGGGAAAGCGCCGGTTCGATGCGGGAAGGGTGCAAAGCGGGTGAAATTTCCATTTATCTGTAATAATCAAACTCAATAGTTGGATTTTCCCTTCGGGGTAAAATCGATGAGCAAGTGGAATCAATCTGGATTACAGGAATATCGAACCCCAAGGAGCAAGTATCTATTATGACGCCTTGCTGGGGTTTTTGAAAGGATCGGTAATTTTATTCTGATTTCATCATGTCATGTTTTGGGAACCTCTCCTCCCAGTTTACCCGGATCAAAATTTTACCCTCCACTGGAGTCTGGCTACTCTTCCCGAGGACGACGCTCCAGTAAAGGTTAAAAACTATTTTTTCACAACCCACTGCCCTCAAAGCAGTCAATCTAGGCAAACCCTCAATGTTTTGTCCTGGGAATAGAGCCAGTCTAAATGAATTTGACCTAGAGAAAGCAAGCTTTCTGGCTCCCACTACCCGATTATCAGTCTGGGATCCATTGCCAGAAGGATTAAGGTTCGCTCTATGATAAAACTGGCTGGATACTTTAGGAAATCTTGCGTAAAATTTTGACAGGGCAATTCTACCTTGAATGCCAATTAATCCCCTACCTAGTGACGGTTATTACAAAGTATTAATTGAATTGAAAAACTCCCCCTTCTGGGGACTGCATTTTTAAGTAATTAGGCAATACTTTTAAAGCCTGAACTTCTAATATCCATGTTTGTTAATCCACCTTAATTCCATGACTTTAAAAACTGTTGATGCTATTCTATCCCGTGCTTTAGCGGGAACCGATATTTCTCCAGCAGAAGCGGCAATCTTACTCCAGGAAACCGACCCGGAACAGGTGGCGACGATTGCCCAGGTTGCGGATGAACTCCGGCAAAAACAATCGGGTAATTCGGTCACTTATGTGATTAACAGAAATATTAACTTTACCAACATTTGCGAGCAACATTGTAGTTTCTGTGCTTTTCGCCGGGATGCGGATGAAGAGGGAGCCTTTTGGCTGGATTGGGGAAAAATTCTGGAAAAAACCACCGATGCGGTGCAACGGGGAGCAACGGAAATTTGTATGCAGGGCGGTTTGCATTTGGAGGCTAAAATTGATGGAAAATCTTTGCCTTATTATTTGAAGCTAGTGAGGACAATTAAAGATGAATTTCCGGATTTACATTTGCACGCTTTTTCTCCCCAAGAAGTCCAGTTTATTGCCCGGGAAGACCAAATAAGTTATGAGGAAACGATCGCCAGGTTGCAAGAGGCGGGAGTGGGTTCCATGCCGGGAACTGCTGCGGAAGTCTTGGACGATCGCATCCGAAATATTATTTGCCCGGAAAAAATTAATACCGAAACTTGGCTAGAAATTGTCAGTACCGCCCATCGCTTAGGATTACCTACGACTAGCACGATGTTGTGTGGACATATTGAAACACCGCAGCAACAAATCGACCATTTGGAAAAATTGAGAGCACTTCAACAAACTGCCTGCGATCGCCACTATCCCGCCCAAATTACCGAATTTATTTTACTCCCCTTTGTGGGAGAACAAGCCCCGGCACCCTTACGCCGTCGCGTCGGTCGAGATCAACCCATTCTAGCTAATACCTTGCTCCTAACTGCGGTTTCCCGAATCTTCCTCGGCAACTGGATTTCCAATCATCAACCGAGTTGGGTAAAACTGGGATTAGAGGGAGCAACAAAAGCCCTCAACTGGGGATGCAATGATATTGGCGGCACCTTAATGGAAGAACATATTACGACAATGGCAGGTGCGAAAGGGGGCAGCTGTATGGAACCCGAAACCCTGCGATCGGCGATTACCTCAATTAACCGCCCATACCAACAAAGACATACCCTTTATTACCCCATAACTGCCCCCATTTGCCCTTAAAAAAATCTGATTGCCCGAATCAACAGAAAATCATCCGGTTTAGGCTAAATTCGATGAAACTAAGCGGAACTGATTTTCACTCTACTTCCGTCTACTGGGCCAGTACAGCATTGGGAAAAATACCAAGTTTTTTGATAAAATCCGGAGCAATTTGCCGCTTTCTGTGGGGGGTGAAACCGAGTTTTTTGTCCCTTTTATCGAATACTGTACCCCTGTCCTACGGATTCACCCCAGGGATGTAAAATAGTCCCTGAAATTGCTACTCAAAAAACCTGGGTATTCCCTCCCTTTGATTCTTCCTACAGTTGGTTCCGGGACTCCCCACCAACGGGGGTGTGCCTGTGGGCGGATCCCTGATTTTTGAGAATTGGGGGAGGATACCCGAAAGAAAGTAACAGTTTACGTTAAATTGTCAATTGCACTCCTGACGCTCGGTAACATCATGTCTGAGACTAACTCTGAGATCCAAGACACTAAAGAGACCCCAAAATTCAAACTGGAGAAACAAAAAGTTTCCATCGGGATCGCCGCTGTTGCGGCGGTCCTGTTACTCGGTGGAGCAATTACGGCATTTTGGGCGATCGCCCAAAAACGGCCTTTACCTGAGATTCCAGTGGGTGCCGAACTGATCCCTGAAGATGCGTTGATGACCCTTTCCCTGACTACCGATGCGGGACAGTGGCAAAGAATGCGCGAATTGGGGACCCCGGAAAGCCAACAGTTGCTGGATAACTACCTGGTGCAGTTGCGCGATCGCTACCTCACCGCCAATGGATTCCAGTATGAACAAGACATTCAACCTTGGGTAGGGTCCGAAGTTACCCTGGGGTTTTTACCCCCCTTCCCGGTGAATGCCTCTGGAGAAGATAACGAAATCGTGCCCTCTCCCGCAGCATTTTCGGGTCGCCAGTCTCTCCTGATGGTGTTACCGATCGCCAATCCCAATCGCGCTAAGCAAATACTAGAATCCGCCCAACCTCCACAAGGCGGCAGATGGGTCCCTCGGACTTACAAAAATATAGAAATTAAGGAAACTCAAGGGGTGGCGGATGAGAATCGCTTTTCAGTCACCGTTATCGATGGGCGCTATTTAGCGATCGCCAAGGATAGCGAAACCATCAACCGCGCGATCGACACCTTCCTCGGCGAACCCTCCATCGTTGATGCACCCGGTGCGATCGCCGCATGGCAAAAAATCGAAACCTCCCGACCCTTTGGCCGTTTTTATGTGAACGTCCCCGTCGCTGCTGCCGTTGCCTCGTTAAACTCCGATCGCGCCGTTCCCGAAGAAATTGCCCAGCAGCAACAAAACCAAGGATTCGCCACCAGTATCACCCTCCAACCCGAAGGCATTGCCTTTGATACCGTCGCATGGCTCAAACCCGATAGCGAACGCAAATATGCTGTCGAAAATAATGGCAAAACCATGACAACGCGCCTCCCTGCGGACACCTTAATGATGATGTCGGGAGGCAATTTACAGCGCGTCTGGCAAGATTATAGCCAAGGAGTGGCAACCAATCCCCTGTCACCGATTGATCCCCAATGGTTGCAAACGGCGATCCGAAATACCACGACCCTAGATTTAGAAAAAGACTTACTCCCCTGGATGCAGGGGGAATTTTCCCTGGCGATGCTGCCACCGCCAGAAAACAATACCTCGTTTTTTCCCGTGGGGGTGGTATTAATGGTCCAAGCCAGCGATCGCCGTGCGGGGGAGGCGACTCTCTCTAAGCTCGATCAGGTCATGAGTGAACAATATAACTTTAAAGTTGAACCTGTCCAGATTGGCGAACAGCCTATAGTCAAATGGACGGCACAAAATGGTTCCGTAAGCGTGAACCACGGCTGGTTAGATGGCAATGTAGCCTTTATCAGCATTTTGGCCCCCGTTGCTGAGAGGATTATCCCCAAACCGCAAACTCCCCTGGCGATGAGTCAGCAATTCCAAAGTGTGGTCCCGTTAGAACTTACTCCTAACAACGGCCATTTTTTCATGGATATGGAACGCACACTCAATACCAATACTCCGGCATGGTTGCAACTGCCTCCCCAACAACAAATTGCCATTAATGCGATGCGGGCGATCGGGGTGACTGCGGCAATTGAAAACCAACGCACCACTCGTTATCAAGTGTTTGTAGCGATGAAAAAAACGGGGAGTAGACCCGAACCTCTCCCCCCTGCCACCCTTCCCGGCGCACAACCGGCAACCCCATCTCCTACCCCTGAAGCACAACCCACTCCAGAGGTAGAGACTCCGAGTAACCCCGAGTAATAGAGACTGGCAGGGGCGATCGCGGTTACGGGGGGATTTCCTCGGAATCCGGTTGTCAAAGTCTATAAAAACCCCCACCCTTGAGGGTGTGGGTTTTTTCCAGCCCAAAAATCCCCCAATGCGATCGCCTCTGAAAACTCCGGTGCCAAATTCACAGGTTTGAGCCGCCCCAAGAATGGTTAGGATGGAGATAACTAGAATGTCTCAATCTAAACCGATGGGAGAATGCTTGTGGACCTCAGTAGCCTTCAGAATTGGCTAGACAATACATCCTTCTGCGTCCTATTCATCACCATGTTGTTGTATTGGATAGGTGCAGCATTTCCGGGAATTCCCGCTTTGTGGCCCTTGGGGACCAGTGGCATGGCGATCGCCAATCTCTGCATCGCCACCCTTCTTGGTGCCAGATGGATCGAAGCGGGATATTTTCCCTTAAGCAACCTTTATGAATCCCTATTTTTCCTCGTCTGGGGAATTACCACGATTCATCTCATTGCGGAAAATATGAGCCGCAGTCGGTTAGTTGGGGTGGCGACTGCCCCAGTGGCAATGGCGATTACGGCATTTGCTGCCCTCACTTTACCTGGGGAAATGCAGCAATCCGCACCCCTGGTCCCGGCATTGAAATCTAACTGGTTAATGATGCACGTCAGCGTCATGATGCTCAGTTATGCCACCCTGATGGTGGGTTCCCTGCTGGCGATCGCCTTCTTAGTCGTGACTCGGGGTCAAAATATCGAACTGCGCGGCAGTTCCATTGGGAATGGGTCCTATCGCAGCGATCGCTACCGCCTCCAACGTGCAGGAACCCCCATTCCGGCAGTCGAAGGACCAACCCCCACCCCGGAATTTGCTACCGAATTCTCCGGCAACAACAACAGCAAGGGTCTCGTGGGCAACGTTGCGGTTCTTGATGTCGTACAAGTTGACACCTCAGCACAAAGCGCTACCGCAACCCTTCAGGCATCTCTCTCTCCCCAACGCCTCAGTCTCGCCGACACCCTGGATAACATCAGTTACCGGATTATTGGATTAGGCTTTCCCCTCCTCACCATTGGAATCATTGCCGGTGGAGTTTGGGCAAACGAAGCCTGGGGTTCCTACTGGAGTTGGGACCCGAAAGAAACCTGGGCATTAATTACCTGGTTAGTCTTTGCTGCCTATCTTCATGCGCGCATTACCCGAGGTTGGCAAGGACGAAAACCAGCAATTTTAGCCGCCGCTGGGTTTGTCGTAGTCTGGATCTGTTATCTTGGGGTCAATCTTTTGGGTAAAGGGCTGCATTCCTACGGTTGGTTTTTCTAAACCGTCAGCACAAAGCGGTTATGGGGTCCCATCAGGAGTCGCTCCCACGGGGCGATCGCCCTTTACGCACATACTGAATATCAACCCCATAACCGCAGCCGGGAAACTGTCAAATTAATAGAACAAGGGAGATAGAAATGGATCAGCAATTTGAGGCGCTCGGAAACGAAGACGTCCTGTCTACCAGTGGCAGCAATCTAATGTTTCAATGCACGTTCAAAGTCAGTGAACTCATGGACTTGCTGCAAACGAAATTAGAAGAAGAAAGTTTATTTACCGAGGGCTTAGAATGTGAAGTGTTAAGTCCGGGCAAATACTGGCGACGAGGAAAAGTTCAACTGCGTCTAGAATTTTGCCCAGAAGACAGTAACCCTGTTCAAAATCATCTCAGCGGTTTTGCCGAACCTTCCGCTCTGAAGCAGGAATAGTTAGAAATTCTTTTTCCCTTACCTTAGCTGGGAAAAAAATACAGGATTGGCTAAGATTATTTATATCGCAGGTATTCGCTCGATTTTCTTATCCAATCTCAACTCAGCAAGATAACTGATGGGGTGCGTTACACAACCTGAACGCACCCTATTTCATGGAAAATTATCTCAACCTCACCTCACTATTTTGTGTTCAGTCAGACAAGGAGGAATAAAACAGTGGATGAAACCTGGATAATTTTGAATTCAGAAGAGGATGTAATTTCTCAAAAATTCAATTCCGAAAATCAAATTGAGGATTGGCCGTTCAATTTTACGGGTATTGAAATCCTTGATCACGTCCGAGAGCAACTGAGTGAGGACGAGCAAGTTTTTATTGATGGGTTTGAGTGTAAAGTCCTCCAACCGGGGAAAGAATGGCAGACTGGCAAAATTAGAATCAATGTAGAATTTTGCCCGGATGACCCCACGGAACCAGATTCTCCCCTTGATGACATTCGGAAAATGGACCGTTAGAATCAAGCAGGAGTACGGATCGACTCTTCAAAGTCGGCGATCTCATCATTGCCAACTGGCCCCAAGTAAAAGGAGCCTAGGGGACCATTACAAACATTTTCCCCAATGGCAAATTGGTGATTGAGTGGGAGCCAGGAAAGTTAGGAAAATCGGGAGTAATTCCCCCTAGTGCGGCTCTATTGGAGGGGGTGATTGCCTCGCTGATGCCAGAATGCTCCACTCCTTCCGAAGCCCTCGGAATCAAAGCAGGCAAAATCTGGAATCCAACCCTCCACGCACTCCCCTGGACTCCCGAGGAATTAGAGCGATCAACCCCGGTTGATTTGGAGACCGGCGGATCAGAGGATTGGGAAGGGGTGCGCGATCACCTCGACTCCCACCCCTTCTGCCGAATCGACCATTTGCCAGAGGAATATCAGGTTTTATGGTTCGATTGGGCGGTGAGCAAAGAGTAGTGATTCGGTACCCCCAGCCTGTGATAATGTTGTTAGTTATTTTTGGGGGCAGACAAATGAAAATATTGGGAATAGCAATCGCGAGAACTCTGCTACTTAATCTGGCTGCATTTATCTACTTGCTAGAACCTTTAGCCGCCCACCCGTTCCTAGGCTCCCTCATTAACTCCCTCATCTTCATTTTCGCGGTCGCTTATATCAATCAATGTATTGACTGGAAGCGCCAGGGTTCTCGAAGATTGCTAGATCTTGTCAATCTTCAAAAGGCCAATCTAAGGCACGGAGTGGAGGGTTTCGTCATTCTAAGTTTGGCTGGTTCTTTTGCGGCGTTGGGGGAGGGCTTTTACCAGGGATACACGAAAAGCGGCACCAATAGCCTGGTCGAACCAGAAATGTATCAGCCTTCAGATACCCAAGTGGGGTTGGTAGCAGTGATCATCATGGAAATTTTGATGGTAGCGCTCTACATCTTTAATGAGCGCCACAAGCAAAAAGCTGCAACAAATAAGCAATCTCGTAAACCAGGCAATATGGTGAAAATTTTAGGAGTCGCGATCGCCAGAACCCTGCTACTGAATCTCGTGCTGATCCTCTGCTTGGTCCTTTTTTTTTCATGGCCTTCACCATTCCTACCCGCCATTACCCTTATCTTCATAGTTACTTATACTAATCGGTACTTTGAGTGGAAGCGCCAAGGGTCACAAAATCCCTTCGGTCTCCTCAATCCCCGAATATCGAACTTAAGGCATGGGATAGACGCTTTCATTATCACGAATCTAGTCGGCTTTATCGCAGGATTGGGAGAGATGGGGTATCAGGCTTACCTGGAAAGCATCACTGACGGAATGACCGAAATTCCGACATATCAGCCAACGCTTGATGAGATCGGGCTGGCGGTGATCGCCGTGGAGATTTCAGTGCTGGCCCTCTACATCTTTAATGAATGCCAAAAGGAAAAAGCCCACAAAAAGAAGCTCGCAAAAGCCAAGCGCGAGCCTCTCAAGTAATTGTGTAAGTCAAAACTTAGGAGATCAGCTCGCAGTTTTGTAGTATTCATGAGCAATTTCCTGGAAACGCTTTGTGTCGGTCAATTTCCAGTTCATACTACTACAACATATAAGTGCTTCAGACGCGAAATCGAAAAGATAATCAACAAATTTCATCAACTGAAAAATAAAACATCGAGAATAAATGGGTAAATTTGGATTTAGAAAGTGATGTAATTTCTCAAGAATCAAATCCAAGAAAAATGAGTTTGCCAGATTTTTTTACCCTGGCAAAGCTGCTTGAATACTGGCAGCGTCAAACGGGCGAGCCCCTAAAAAACTTTTTTCTCAATGGGTGGGAATGTAAAGTTCTCCAACCTGGAAAAGGATGGCAAACTGGAAAAATGAAAATCCATATAGAATTTTATCCCGATCGCCCCACAGAACCAGATTCTCCCCTGGATGAAATTCGGAGAATGGACAGTTAGGATAAACAACCGATGCTCAATCACCTATGACTCAATGGACGCCTCTCCATGTCAAACTCCATCGAACTTTGCGACAGCGCGGGTTATTGTCACCAGCCGATCGCATCTTAATCGCCGTTTCCGGTGGACAAGACTCCCTCTGTTTAGCTCAATTGCTGTTAGATTTACAACCTAAATGGAATTGGCATCTGGCGATCGCCCATTGTGATCATCAGTGGCGTAGTGATTCCACTCCCAATGCCAAATATGTGGAAACTCTCACAAAGCAGTGGCAGTTACCCTTTTTCCTCCAAACTGCGGGCACCGAAGTCCCCCACACGGAAGCCGGTGCGCGAGAATGGCGCTATCATGCCTTAAGCGCGATCGCCGAATCCGAAGGCTATCCCACCCTCGTCACGGGTCACACCCAGAGCGATCGGGCAGAAACTCTCCTGTTTAACTTAATGCGGGGCACCGGTGCCGATGGATTACAAGCCCTTTCCTGGGACCGGCACCTCACTCCCACCCTCCGCCTGGTGCGTCCCCTCCTGGAAGTGAGCCGCGAAGAAACTGGCCGGTTTTGTCACCATCGAGAGATTACGATATGGGAGGACTCCACTAATCTTGATATCACTTATTCCCGTAACCGCATTCGTCAAGAGTTGCTCCCTTACCTCACTCAACAGTTTAACCCCGGTGTAGAGCAACATCTCGCACAAACTGCGGAACTCTTACGCGCTGAGGTGGAGTATTTAGAAACCCAAGCTAGGGAATTGTTAGAGCAATCTTTATCACAAAGTGAGCCAGTTGTCAAGGGGGAATTGGCCGGAATTACCCAGAAAATCAATCGACGCATTTTGGGGACTGCACCCCTGGCCCTCCAGCGCCGTGCCCTGCGGCAACTGTTGCAGCAACAGTTACCGAAAGCGCCGAATTACGAGCAAGTAGAGAAAATGACGGCTTTAATTGAGGCCCCGAACAAAACTCAAACCGATCCCTTTCCCGGAGGGGCGATCGCCCGGGTAGAGGGAGATTGGATCATCCTGACAACCCAGGGGAGATGAAGGGACTGCTCAGAGCACCCCCTCCCTTGCGGATGCTATGATGCGGCCAACTCAGGCGACTGGGAAGTAATTAACCCCGTGAGGAGGTCCCGCAACTGGGTGACTGCCTGCTGTTGATGACCCTCAGTCTCCTGGACCTGAGTTAACAAGCTGC contains:
- a CDS encoding glycosyltransferase, yielding MEISPALHPSRIEPALSPLDVSVVVPIHNEVESLPHLISAIAQALSDAQLNYELICVDDGSTDGSTAVLKQEAQKRNDLVAVILRRNYGQSAAMAAGFKSARSPIIVTLDGDLQNDPADIPELLMKLNEGYDLVSGWRKNRQDAALTRLLPSKIANAIIGRVTGVKLHDYGCSLKAYRTEIVADMNLYGELHRFLPALAFIEGARIIEIPVRHHARRYGKSKYGLGRTIRVLMDLLTVFFMKKFLTRPMHVFGGFGIMSMVLGFGLGLYLTILKLGFGASIGDRPLLILAVVLLLAGVQLFSFGLLAELLMRTYHESQQRPIYRIREVIEPGPR
- the cofH gene encoding 7,8-didemethyl-8-hydroxy-5-deazariboflavin synthase subunit CofH is translated as MTLKTVDAILSRALAGTDISPAEAAILLQETDPEQVATIAQVADELRQKQSGNSVTYVINRNINFTNICEQHCSFCAFRRDADEEGAFWLDWGKILEKTTDAVQRGATEICMQGGLHLEAKIDGKSLPYYLKLVRTIKDEFPDLHLHAFSPQEVQFIAREDQISYEETIARLQEAGVGSMPGTAAEVLDDRIRNIICPEKINTETWLEIVSTAHRLGLPTTSTMLCGHIETPQQQIDHLEKLRALQQTACDRHYPAQITEFILLPFVGEQAPAPLRRRVGRDQPILANTLLLTAVSRIFLGNWISNHQPSWVKLGLEGATKALNWGCNDIGGTLMEEHITTMAGAKGGSCMEPETLRSAITSINRPYQQRHTLYYPITAPICP
- a CDS encoding DUF3352 domain-containing protein, with amino-acid sequence MSETNSEIQDTKETPKFKLEKQKVSIGIAAVAAVLLLGGAITAFWAIAQKRPLPEIPVGAELIPEDALMTLSLTTDAGQWQRMRELGTPESQQLLDNYLVQLRDRYLTANGFQYEQDIQPWVGSEVTLGFLPPFPVNASGEDNEIVPSPAAFSGRQSLLMVLPIANPNRAKQILESAQPPQGGRWVPRTYKNIEIKETQGVADENRFSVTVIDGRYLAIAKDSETINRAIDTFLGEPSIVDAPGAIAAWQKIETSRPFGRFYVNVPVAAAVASLNSDRAVPEEIAQQQQNQGFATSITLQPEGIAFDTVAWLKPDSERKYAVENNGKTMTTRLPADTLMMMSGGNLQRVWQDYSQGVATNPLSPIDPQWLQTAIRNTTTLDLEKDLLPWMQGEFSLAMLPPPENNTSFFPVGVVLMVQASDRRAGEATLSKLDQVMSEQYNFKVEPVQIGEQPIVKWTAQNGSVSVNHGWLDGNVAFISILAPVAERIIPKPQTPLAMSQQFQSVVPLELTPNNGHFFMDMERTLNTNTPAWLQLPPQQQIAINAMRAIGVTAAIENQRTTRYQVFVAMKKTGSRPEPLPPATLPGAQPATPSPTPEAQPTPEVETPSNPE
- the ccsB gene encoding c-type cytochrome biogenesis protein CcsB translates to MDLSSLQNWLDNTSFCVLFITMLLYWIGAAFPGIPALWPLGTSGMAIANLCIATLLGARWIEAGYFPLSNLYESLFFLVWGITTIHLIAENMSRSRLVGVATAPVAMAITAFAALTLPGEMQQSAPLVPALKSNWLMMHVSVMMLSYATLMVGSLLAIAFLVVTRGQNIELRGSSIGNGSYRSDRYRLQRAGTPIPAVEGPTPTPEFATEFSGNNNSKGLVGNVAVLDVVQVDTSAQSATATLQASLSPQRLSLADTLDNISYRIIGLGFPLLTIGIIAGGVWANEAWGSYWSWDPKETWALITWLVFAAYLHARITRGWQGRKPAILAAAGFVVVWICYLGVNLLGKGLHSYGWFF
- a CDS encoding KGK domain-containing protein; this translates as MDQQFEALGNEDVLSTSGSNLMFQCTFKVSELMDLLQTKLEEESLFTEGLECEVLSPGKYWRRGKVQLRLEFCPEDSNPVQNHLSGFAEPSALKQE
- a CDS encoding KGK domain-containing protein, whose product is MDETWIILNSEEDVISQKFNSENQIEDWPFNFTGIEILDHVREQLSEDEQVFIDGFECKVLQPGKEWQTGKIRINVEFCPDDPTEPDSPLDDIRKMDR
- a CDS encoding KGK domain-containing protein; this translates as MSLPDFFTLAKLLEYWQRQTGEPLKNFFLNGWECKVLQPGKGWQTGKMKIHIEFYPDRPTEPDSPLDEIRRMDS
- the tilS gene encoding tRNA lysidine(34) synthetase TilS; this encodes MTQWTPLHVKLHRTLRQRGLLSPADRILIAVSGGQDSLCLAQLLLDLQPKWNWHLAIAHCDHQWRSDSTPNAKYVETLTKQWQLPFFLQTAGTEVPHTEAGAREWRYHALSAIAESEGYPTLVTGHTQSDRAETLLFNLMRGTGADGLQALSWDRHLTPTLRLVRPLLEVSREETGRFCHHREITIWEDSTNLDITYSRNRIRQELLPYLTQQFNPGVEQHLAQTAELLRAEVEYLETQARELLEQSLSQSEPVVKGELAGITQKINRRILGTAPLALQRRALRQLLQQQLPKAPNYEQVEKMTALIEAPNKTQTDPFPGGAIARVEGDWIILTTQGR